The Papio anubis isolate 15944 chromosome 5, Panubis1.0, whole genome shotgun sequence genome has a segment encoding these proteins:
- the PPARGC1B gene encoding peroxisome proliferator-activated receptor gamma coactivator 1-beta isoform X1, with translation MAGNDCGALLDEELSSFFLNYLADTQGGGSGEEQLYADFPELDLSQLDASDFDSATCFGELQWCPENSETEPNQYSPDDSELFQIDSENEALLAELTKTLDDIPEDDVGLAAFPALDGGDALSCTSASPAPSSAPPSPVPEKPSAPAPEVDELSLLQKLLLATSYPTSSSDTQKEGSAWRQAGLRSKSQRPCVKVDSTQDKKAPMTQSQSRSCTELHKHLTSAQSCLQDRGLQSPRLQSPRLPAKEDEEPGEDCPSPQPAPASPRDSLALGRADPGAPVSQEDMQAMVQLIRYMHTYCLPQRKLPPQAPEPLPKACSNPSQQVRSRPWSRHPSKASWAEFSILRELLAQDVLCDVSKPYRLATPVYASLTPRSRPRPPKDSQASPGHPSSVEEVRIAASPKSTGPRPSLRPLRLEVKGEVHQPARLQQEEEEDEEEEEEEEEEEKEEEEEWGRKRPGRGLPWTKLGRKLESSVCPVRRSRRLNPELGPWLTFADEPLVPSEPQGALPSLCLAPKAYDIERELGSPTDEDSGQDQQLLRGPQIPALESPCESGCGDTDEDPSCPQLPPRDSPRCLMLTLSQSDPTFGKKSFEQTLTVELCGTAGLTPPTTPPYKPTEEDPFKPDIKHSLGKEIVLNLPSPEGLSLKATSGAAHKLPKKHPERSELLSHLRHATAQPASQAGQKRPFSCSFGDHDYCQVLRPEGVLQRKVLRSWEPSGVHLEDWPQQGAPRAEAQSPGREEDRSCGAGAPPKDSMLLRDHEIRASLTKHFGLLETALEEEELASCKSPEYDTVFEDSSSSSGESSFLPEEEEEEGEEEEEDNEEEDSGVSPTCSDHCPYQSPPSKASRQLCSRSRSSSGSSSCHSWSPATRRNFRCESRGPCSDRTPSIRHARKRREKAIGEGRVVYIRNLSSDMSSRELKRRFEVFGEIVECEVLTRSKRGKKYGFITYRCSEHAALSLRNGAALRKRNEPSFHLSYGGLRHFCWPRYTDYDSNSEEALPPSGKSKYEAMDFDSLLKEAQQSLH, from the exons GGTGGAGGGTCCGGGGAGGAGCAACTCTATGCTGACTTTCCAGAACTCGACCTCTCCCAGCTGGATGCCAGCGACTTTGACTCGGCCACCTGCTTTGGGGAGCTGCAGTGGTGCCCAGAGAACTCAGAGACTGAACCCAACCAGTACAGCCCCGATGACTCCGAGCTCTTCCAG ATTGACAGTGAGAACGAGGCCCTCCTGGCAGAGCTCACCAAGACCCTGGATGACATCCCTGAAGATGACGTGGGTCTGGCTGCCTTCCCAGCCCTGGATGGTGGAGACGCTCTATCATGCACCTCAGCTTCGCCTGCCCCCTCATCTGCGCCCCCTAGCCCTGTCCCGGAGAAGCCCTCGGCCCCAGCCCCTGAGGTGGATGAGCTCTCACTG CTGCAGAAGCTCCTCCTGGCCACATCCTACCCAACGTCAAGCTCTGACACCCAGAAGGAAGGGAGCGCCTGGCGCCAGGCAGGCCTCAGATCTAAAAGTCAACGGCCTTGTGTCAAG gTGGACAGCACCCAAGACAAGAAGGCTCCCATGACGCAGTCTCAGAGCCGGAGTTGTACAGAACTACATAAGCACCTCACCTCAGCACAGTCCTGCCTGCAGGATAGGGGTCTGCAGTCACCACGCCTCCAGAGCCCCCGGCTCCCTGCCAAGGAGGACGAGGAGCCGGGTGAGGACTGCCCGAGCCCCCAGCCAGCTCCAGCCTCTCCCCGGGACTCCCTAGCTCTGGGCAGGGCAGACCCCGGTGCCCCGGTTTCCCAGGAAGACATGCAGGCGATGGTGCAACTCATTCGCTACATGCACACCTACTGCCTCCCCCAGAGGAAGCTGCCCCCACAGGCCCCTGAGCCACTCCCCAAGGCCTGCAGCAACCCCTCCCAGCAGGTCAGATCCCGGCCCTGGTCCCGGCACCCCTCCAAAGCCTCCTGGGCTGAGTTCTCCATTTTGAGGGAACTTCTGGCTCAAGACGTGCTCTGTGATGTCAGCAAACCCTACCGTCTGGCCACGCCTGTCTATGCCTCCCTCACACCTCGGTCAAGGCCCAGGCCCCCGAAAGACAGCCAGGCCTCCCCTGGTCACCCATCCTCGGTGGAGGAGGTGAGGATCGCAGCTTCACCCAAGAGTACCGGGCCCAGACCAAGCCTGCGCCCACTGCGGCTGGAGGTGAAAGGGGAGGTCCACCAGCCTgccaggctgcagcaggaggaggaggaagacgaggaagaagaggaggaggaagaggaagaagaaaaagaggaggaggaggagtggggcaGGAAAAGGCCAGGCCGAGGCCTGCCATGGACGAAGCTGGGGAGGAAGCTGGAGAGCTCTGTGTGCCCTGTGCGGCGTTCTCGGAGACTGAACCCTGAGCTGGGCCCCTGGCTGACATTTGCAGATGAGCCGCTGGTCCCCTCGGAGCCCCAAGGTGCTCTGCcctcactgtgcctggctcccaaGGCCTATGACATAGAGCGGGAGCTGGGCAGCCCCACGGACGAGGACAGTGGCCAAGACCAGCAGCTCCTACGGGGACCCCAGATCCCTGCCCTGGAGAGCCCCTGTGAGAGTGGGTGTGGGGACACGGATGAGGACCCCAGCTGCCCGCAGCTCCCTCCCAGAG aCTCTCCCAGGTGCCTCATGCTGACCTTGTCACaaag CGACCCAACTTTTGGCAAGAAGAGCTTTGAGCAGACCTTGACAGTGGAGCTCTGTGGCACAGCAG GACTCACCCCACCCACGACACCACCGTACAAGCCCACAGAGGAGGATCCCTTCAAGCCGGACATCAAgcacagcctgggcaaagaaATAGTTCTCAACCTCCCCTCCCCTGAGGGCCTGTCACTCAAGGCCACCTCAGGGGCTGCCCATAAGCTGCCAAAGAAGCACCCGGAGCGGAGTGAGCTCCTGTCCCACCTGCGACATGCCACGGCCCAGccagcctcccaggctggccAGAAGCGTCCCTTCTCCTGTTCCTTTGGAGACCATGACTACTGCCAGGTGCTCCGACCAGAGGGCGTCCTGCAACGGAAGGTGCTGAGGTCCTGGGAGCCGTCTGGGGTTCACCTTGAGGACTGGCCCCAGCAGGGTGCCCCTCGGGCTGAGGCGCAGTCTCCTGGCAGGGAGGAAGACAGAAGCTGTGGTGCTGGCGCCCCACCCAAGGACAGCATGCTGCTGAGAGACCATGAGATCCGCGCCAGCCTCACCAAACACTTTGGGCTGCTGGAGACCGCCCTGGAGGAGGAAGAACTGGCCTCCTGCAAGAGCCCAGAGTATGACACTGTCTTTgaagacagcagcagcagcagtggcgaGAGCAGCTTCCtcccagaggaggaagaggaagaaggggaggaggaggaggaggacaatgAAGAAGAGGACTCAGGGGTTAGCCCCACTTGCTCTGACCACTGCCCCTACCAGAGCCCACCAAGCAAGGCCAGCCGGCAGCTCTGTTCCCGCAGCCGCTCAAGCTCTGGCTCCTCATCCTGCCACTCCTGGTCACCAGCCACTCGGAGGAACTTCAG ATGTGAGAGCAGAGGGCCGTGTTCAGACAGAACGCCAAGCATCCGGCACGCCAGGAAGCGGCGGGAAAAGGCCATT GGTGAAGGCCGTGTGGTGTACATTCGAAATCTCTCCAGCGACATGAGCTCCCGAGAGCTGAAGAGGCGTTTTGAAGTGTTTGGTGAGATTGTGGAGTGTGAGGTGCTGACGCGAAGTAAGAG AGGCAAGAAGTACGGCTTCATTACCTACCGGTGTTCTGAGCACGCGGCCCTCTCTCTGAGGAACGGCGCTGCCCTGAGGAAGCGCAACGAGCCCTCCTTCCACCTGAGCTACGGAGGGCTCCGGCACTTCTGCTGGCCCAGATACACTGACTACG